A genomic window from Thunnus maccoyii chromosome 2, fThuMac1.1, whole genome shotgun sequence includes:
- the LOC121912900 gene encoding aspartate aminotransferase, cytoplasmic-like, with the protein MSVFSDVPQAPPVAVFKLTADFREDTHPQKVNLGVGAYRTDDCLPWVLPVVKKVERLIVEDESLNHEYLPILGLPDFRSAASKVALGDDSPAIKENRVGACQGLGGTGALKIGAEFLRRWYNGVNNTATPVYVSAPTWENHNGVFADAGFKDIRPYHYWDAAKRGLDLTGLLDDLEKAPEHSIFVLHACAHNPTGTDPNQEEWKKIAEVMKRRNLFVFFDSAYQGFASGSLDRDAWAIRYFVSQGFELFVAQSFSKNFGLYNERVGNLTVVAKDKDNLTRILSQMEKIVRTTWSNPPTQGARIVSKTLNCPELFAEWKGNVKTMADRVLLMRDQLKTKLQALGTPGTWDHITQQIGMFSFTGLNPKQVEYMIKEKHVYLMASGRINMCGLTSKNIDYVAQSIHESVTKVQ; encoded by the exons ATGTCCGTATTTAGCGATGTCCCTCAGGCCCCGCCGGTAGCCGTCTTCAAGCTGACCGCTGACTTCAGGGAGGACACCCACCCGCAGAAAGTGAACCTTGGTGTTGGAG CTTACCGTACTGATGACTGCCTGCCCTGGGTGCTGCCGGTGGTGAAGAAGGTGGAGCGGCTCATCGTGGAGGACGAAAGCCTGAACCACGAGTACCTGCCCATCCTCGGCCTGCCTGACTTCCGTTCAGCCGCCTCCAAGGTCGCCCTGGGAGACGACAGCCCGGCCATCAAGGAGAACAGG GTGGGAGCGTGCCAGGGTCTGGGTGGGACCGGTGCGTTGAAGATCGGGGCAGAGTTCCTGCGTCGCTGGTACAACGGCGTCAACAACACGGCCACACCTGTCTACGTCTCAGCGCCTACCTGGG AGAACCACAACGGCGTGTTTGCTGATGCTGGCTTCAAAGACATCCGGCCTTATCACTACTGGGACGCTGCCAAGAGGGGCCTGGATCTCACCGGACTGCTGGATGACCTGGAG aaagctccagaacattCAATCTTTGTCCTTCACGCCTGCGCACACAACCCCACCGGCACCGACCCCAACCAGGAGGAGTGGAAGAAGATCGCAGAGGTCATGAAG aggAGGAATCTGTTTGTGTTCTTCGACTCGGCCTATCAGGGCTTCGCCTCTGGCAGTCTGGATAGAGACGCCTGGGCCATCCGCTACTTTGTCTCTCAGGGCTTTGAGCTCTTTGTAGCTCAGTCCTTCTCCAAAAACTTCGGCCTGTACA ATGAGAGAGTAGGAAACCTGACAGTGGTCGCTAAGGACAAAGACAACCTGACCCGCATCCTGTCTCAGATGGAGAAGATTGTCAGGACAACCTGGTCCAACCCGCCAACTCAGGGAGCACGCATCGTCAGCAAGACCCTCAACTGCCCCGAGCTGTTCGCAGAATG GAAGGGTAACGTGAAGACCATGGCAGACCGTGTCCTGCTGATGAGGGATCAGCTGAAGACCAAGCTGCAGGCTCTGGGCACCCCGGGCACCTGGGACCACATCACCCAGCAGATCGGCATGTTCAGCTTCACCGGCCTGAACC CCAAGCAGGTGGAGTACATGATCAAAGAGAAGCACGTGTACCTGATGGCCAGCGGTCGCATCAACATGTGCGGCCTGACCAGCAAGAACATCGACTACGTTGCCCAGTCCATCCACGAGTCCGTCACCAAGGTCCAGTAA